A genomic segment from Malaclemys terrapin pileata isolate rMalTer1 chromosome 1, rMalTer1.hap1, whole genome shotgun sequence encodes:
- the LOC128834118 gene encoding olfactory receptor 52M1-like: MQETPLCLSVGHLLPYSMSDSNTTDFTNPSTFILLGIPGLETAHVWISIPFCTMYIIAILGNFTILFIVKMEPSLHGPMYYFLCMLAITDLVMSMSIVPKMLSIFWFNSRDIDFSACLTQMYFIHCFLAMESGIFVAMALDRYVAICHPLRHSTILTNPLVAKIGLAVVVRSGLLALPLPFLVRQWPYCRTNIIPEPFCSHIAVVKLACADTRVNSYYGLFVIFCVMGLDVIFIAVSYIQILRAIFSLPTKDARLKTFGTCGSHLCAILGFYIPGLFSSLMYRFGQNVAIHFHVLIANICLLLPPMLNPIIYEVRTRQIRDRLLRLYTHKGT; this comes from the coding sequence ATGCAGGAGACACCGTTATGCCTCAGTgttggacaccttctcccctactccatgtcagattcgaacacaaccgacttcaccaacccctccaccttcatcctgctgggcattcctggcctggagacggcccatgtctggatctccatccccttctgcaccatgtacatcatagccatcttggggaacttcaccatcctttTCATTGTGAAGATGGAGCCGAGTCTCCatgggcccatgtactatttcctctgcatgctggccatcaCCGATCTGGTCATGTCTATGTCCATCGttcccaaaatgctgagcatcttctggttcaattccagggataTAGATTTCAGTGCCTGCTTaacccagatgtacttcattcactgcttctTAGCGATGGAGTCTGGGATCTTCGTGGCCATGGCTTTGGATCGGTATGTGGCCATCTgccatcccctgagacattccaccatcctCACAAACCCTTTGGTGGCCAAGATTGGCCTGGCTGTGGTGGTGCGCAGTGGCTTGCTTGCATTGCCCTTGCCCTTCCTGGTAAGGcaatggccatattgcagaaccaacatcattCCTGAGCCGTTTTGCTCACACATAGccgtggtgaagctggcctgtgcCGATACACGCGTCAATAGTTACTACGGCCTTTTTGTGATATTCTGTGTGATGGGTCTGGATGTGATTTTTATTGCTGTGTCCTAtatccagatcctcagggccatattcagcctccccacaaaggacgcccggctcaagacttttgggacctgtGGATCCCACCTCTGTGCCATCTTAGGCTTTTACATCCCAGGTCTCTTCTCCTCACTTATGTACCGGTTTGGGCAGAATGTGGCCATACATTTCCATGTTCTCATTGCCAACATATGCCTCTTGCTGCCCCCCATGCTGAACCCCATCATCTATGAGGTGAGGACCAGacagatccgggacaggctgctccGGCTCTATACTCATAAAGGGACCTAA
- the LOC128848792 gene encoding olfactory receptor 52M1-like produces MQDSPLCLSVGHLLPYSMSESNTTDFTNPSTFILLGIPGLEVAHVWISIPFSAMYAVAVLGNFTILFIVSMELSLHVPMYYFLCMLAVTDLVLSMSILPKMLIIFWFNSREIDFSACLTQMYFIHCVAVMESGIFAAMAFDRYVAICNPLRHSTILTNPVVAKIGLAVVLRGGMLALPHPFLARQWPYCRTNIISHSYCEHMAVVKLACADIRVSSYYSLSMALLVTGMDVSFIAMSYTQILRTIFSLPTKDARLKTFGTCSSHLCAILAFYIPALFSFLTHRFGHNVPLHFHVLMANMYLLVPPMLNPIIYGVRTKQIRDRLLRLFTYKGTNIFSWCSGSQTELRAEMTGDMVLGPRP; encoded by the coding sequence ATGCAGGATTCACCGTTGTGCCTCAGCgttggacaccttctcccctactccatgtcagaatccaacacaaccgacttcaccaacccctccaccttcatcctgctgggcattcctggctTGGAGGTggcccatgtctggatctccatccccttttcTGCCATGTATGCTGTAGCTGTCCTGGGaaacttcaccatcctgttcatcgtGAGTATGGAGCTGAGCCTCCATGttcccatgtactatttcctctgcatgcttgCCGTCACTGACCTGGTCCTGTCTATGTCCATCCTGCCCAAAATGCTGatcatcttctggttcaattccagggagatcgatttcagtgcctgcctcacccagatgtacttcattcactgTGTTGCAGTGATGGAGTCTGGGATCTTCGCggccatggcttttgatcgctacgtggccatctgcaATCCCCTGAGgcattccaccatcctgacaaacccTGTGGTGGCCAAGATCGGCCTGGCCGTGGTGTTGCGTGGCGGCATGCTTGcactgccccatcccttcctggcaaggcagtggccatattgcagaaccaacatcatctCCCACTCATACTGTGAGCACATGGCCGTGGTGAAACTGGCCTGCGCAGACATCCGTGTCAGTAGTTACTACAGCCTCTCTATGGCATTGTTGGTAACTGGTATGGATGTGTCTTTTATCGCCATGTCCTATACCCAGATCCTCAGGAccatcttcagcctccccacaaaggacgcccggctcaagacttttggaacctgcagctcccacctctgCGCCATCTTAGCATTTTACATCCcagctctcttctccttcctcacacACCGGTTTGGCCACAATGTGCCCCTGCATTTCCACGTTCTCATGGCCAACATGTATCTCCTGGTGCCCCCTATGCTAAACCCTATCATTTACGGGGTGAGAACCAAACAGATCCGAGACAGGCTGCTCCGGCTCTTTACTTATAAAGGAACTAACAttttctcctggtgctctggctctcagaccGAGCTCCGTGCAGAGATGACTGGTGACATGGTGCTGGGCCCTCGTCCCTGA